A window from Leifsonia shinshuensis encodes these proteins:
- a CDS encoding DUF2993 domain-containing protein, with amino-acid sequence MSDSTTRVLPEVGERTTRRRRPLWLRLLLWIGIPVVVIVVLLVVVDGAARAYAEQRVSAEVQKNLPADVQGKVTTRIGGFSVIQQYLAGSFQRVELDAPNAVVQGAPLSAKLVATGVPTDLSKPISEATGTISITQESLNKLVKIPGATGDITLGDGTIGYDGSLNLLGLPVGYTVTATPEAAGKQVLLKPEKASLKTGAGNVNLDKLLQALTSQGPFPVCAAQYLPDGVQVSDIAVTPGHATVTLTASDVVMDQKFLNSKGSCS; translated from the coding sequence ATGAGCGACAGCACGACCCGCGTGCTCCCGGAGGTGGGGGAGCGGACCACCCGGCGGCGGCGTCCGCTCTGGCTGCGCCTGCTGCTGTGGATCGGCATCCCGGTCGTCGTGATCGTCGTGCTGCTGGTCGTGGTCGACGGCGCCGCCCGCGCGTACGCCGAGCAGCGGGTCTCCGCGGAGGTCCAGAAGAACCTGCCGGCCGACGTCCAGGGCAAGGTCACGACCCGCATCGGCGGCTTCTCGGTCATCCAGCAGTACCTCGCCGGCTCGTTCCAGCGGGTGGAGCTGGATGCGCCGAACGCGGTCGTCCAGGGGGCCCCGCTGAGCGCGAAGCTCGTCGCGACCGGCGTGCCGACCGACCTGTCGAAGCCGATCTCCGAGGCGACGGGCACGATCTCTATCACCCAGGAATCGCTCAACAAGCTCGTCAAGATCCCGGGCGCCACCGGCGACATCACCCTGGGTGACGGGACCATCGGCTACGACGGCTCGCTCAACCTCCTCGGCCTGCCGGTCGGCTACACCGTGACCGCCACCCCGGAGGCGGCGGGGAAGCAGGTCCTCCTCAAACCCGAGAAGGCCTCGCTCAAGACCGGTGCGGGCAACGTCAACCTCGACAAGCTGCTGCAGGCGCTGACGTCGCAGGGTCCGTTCCCGGTCTGCGCCGCGCAGTACCTCCCGGACGGCGTGCAGGTGTCCGACATCGCCGTGACCCCGGGTCACGCGACGGTGACGCTGACGGCCTCCGATGTCGTCATGGACCAGAAGTTCCTCAACAGCAAGGGCAGCTGCTCCTAG
- the lysA gene encoding diaminopimelate decarboxylase: MADSDVAARSANAPAAAPNPLAPSWLRVPADANALAPGLWSRTVRRDGDALSVGGVPVGELAERFGTPLYVVDEEDARSRAAEVRTAFERAFADIGTAAKVYYAGKAFLSVEVARWMDAAGLFIDVCSGGELAVALAAGVDPERLGFHGNNKSLAEIDRAVSVGVGAIVIDSIQEIDRVAAAAERHGVVQSVRLRVNSGVHAHTHAFLATSHEDQKFGIALEHAVDAVGRIRSHPSLAFRGLHCHIGSQIFGADGFAESAARLLSLHAQLLEGGDVPELNLGGGFGIAYTSADDPAPIDELAHRIAETVAAGCEQLGIPAPVVAFEPGRSIIGTAGLTLYTVGTTKDVPVAFQDDGETAVRRYVSVDGGMSDNARPALYEAEYSARIANRTSTAAPALVRVAGKHCESGDIVVNAEYLPGDVTPGDLLAVPATGAYCWSLASNYNFLGRPPVVAVRDGDARVIVRGETIDDLLARDAAYDPAAARPLASKESDRA; this comes from the coding sequence ATGGCCGATTCCGACGTCGCTGCCCGCAGCGCGAACGCCCCCGCCGCCGCCCCCAATCCGCTCGCTCCGTCGTGGTTGCGCGTCCCCGCCGACGCCAACGCGCTCGCGCCGGGACTCTGGTCGCGCACCGTCCGCCGCGACGGCGACGCGCTGTCCGTCGGGGGCGTCCCCGTCGGTGAGCTCGCCGAGCGCTTCGGCACCCCGCTCTACGTCGTCGACGAGGAGGATGCGCGGTCGCGCGCGGCCGAGGTGCGCACCGCCTTCGAGCGCGCCTTCGCCGACATCGGCACCGCCGCGAAGGTGTACTACGCCGGCAAGGCGTTCCTGAGCGTCGAGGTCGCGCGGTGGATGGATGCCGCCGGCCTGTTCATCGACGTCTGCAGCGGGGGAGAGCTCGCCGTCGCACTCGCGGCCGGCGTCGACCCGGAGCGGCTCGGCTTCCACGGCAACAACAAGTCGCTCGCCGAGATCGACCGGGCCGTCTCGGTCGGGGTCGGCGCCATCGTCATCGACAGCATCCAGGAGATCGACCGCGTCGCGGCCGCGGCCGAGCGGCACGGCGTCGTGCAGAGCGTCCGCCTGCGCGTCAACAGCGGTGTGCACGCCCACACCCACGCGTTCCTCGCGACCAGCCACGAGGACCAGAAGTTCGGGATCGCGCTCGAGCACGCGGTCGACGCCGTCGGGCGCATCCGGTCGCACCCGTCGCTCGCGTTCCGCGGGCTGCACTGCCACATCGGCTCGCAGATCTTCGGGGCGGACGGCTTCGCCGAGTCCGCTGCGCGCCTGCTCAGCCTGCACGCGCAGCTGCTGGAGGGCGGCGACGTCCCCGAGCTGAACCTCGGCGGCGGCTTCGGCATCGCCTACACGTCCGCCGACGACCCCGCGCCGATCGACGAACTCGCCCACCGAATCGCGGAGACGGTGGCGGCGGGATGCGAGCAGCTCGGCATACCGGCGCCGGTCGTCGCCTTCGAGCCGGGCCGGTCGATCATCGGCACCGCCGGGCTGACCCTCTACACGGTGGGCACGACGAAGGACGTCCCGGTCGCCTTCCAGGACGACGGCGAGACCGCCGTCCGGCGCTACGTCAGCGTCGACGGGGGGATGAGCGACAACGCGCGCCCCGCGCTGTACGAGGCCGAGTACTCGGCCCGCATCGCGAACCGCACCTCGACCGCCGCTCCGGCCCTCGTCCGCGTGGCCGGCAAGCACTGCGAGAGCGGCGACATCGTGGTGAACGCCGAGTACCTCCCCGGCGATGTGACGCCGGGCGACCTGCTCGCCGTCCCGGCGACCGGCGCCTACTGCTGGTCGCTGGCCAGCAACTACAACTTCCTCGGCCGGCCGCCGGTCGTCGCCGTGCGCGACGGCGACGCCCGCGTCATCGTCCGCGGCGAGACGATCGACGACCTGCTCGCGCGCGACGCCGCGTACGACCCCGCCGCCGCCCGTCCCCTCGCATCGAAGGAGAGCGACCGCGCATGA
- the msrB gene encoding peptide-methionine (R)-S-oxide reductase MsrB — MTQDYRKSPEAVSKLTPQQYAVTQEAATEPAFRNEFWNNHEEGLYVDIVSGEPLFASVNKYDSRSGWPSFTVPVEPANIVEKTDRTYGMVRTEVRSAHGDSHLGHLFDDGPAEAGGLRYCINSAAMRFVPLAELESAGYGQYAHLFTK; from the coding sequence GTGACACAGGACTACCGCAAGAGCCCGGAGGCCGTCTCCAAGCTGACGCCGCAGCAGTACGCGGTGACGCAGGAGGCCGCGACCGAGCCGGCGTTCCGCAACGAGTTCTGGAACAACCACGAGGAGGGCCTGTACGTCGACATCGTGTCGGGCGAGCCGCTCTTCGCGTCCGTGAACAAGTACGACAGCCGCTCCGGCTGGCCGAGCTTCACCGTGCCGGTCGAGCCCGCCAACATCGTCGAGAAGACCGACCGCACCTACGGGATGGTCCGGACCGAGGTCCGCTCCGCCCACGGCGACAGCCACCTCGGGCACCTGTTCGACGACGGGCCCGCCGAGGCCGGCGGCCTGCGCTACTGCATCAACTCGGCGGCCATGCGGTTCGTTCCGCTCGCCGAGCTGGAGTCCGCCGGATACGGCCAGTACGCCCACCTTTTCACCAAGTAA
- the rlmC gene encoding 23S rRNA (uracil(747)-C(5))-methyltransferase RlmC, whose amino-acid sequence MDCSYFDAGVCRSCTLMGVPYAEQLEGKERLARDLLAPFGDAVWLPAVASAESGYRNKAKMVIGGTIEAPTIGILDEAGRGVDLRECGICAPGIRAALPVLARFVARQRLEPYRVPERRGELKFVLVTESPDGELMVRFVARSEQTVARVRAGLGWLQAELPQARVVTVNLQPEHKAVVEGDTDVVLTRESALSMRLGDVSLRLRPQSFFQTNTDVARELYAQVAAWVDDVSPASVWDLYCGVGGFALHVAAPGRRVVGVETSREAVRSARASAAAAGLPQVAFRAGDATAFALNAATAPELVIVNPPRRGIGADLAGWLEGSGAPSVVYSSCNPKSLAHDLARMPSYRVRAGRVLDMFPQTGHMEVAVLLERVA is encoded by the coding sequence ATGGACTGTTCCTACTTCGACGCCGGCGTGTGCCGCTCGTGCACCCTCATGGGCGTGCCGTATGCGGAGCAGCTCGAGGGCAAGGAGCGTCTGGCCCGGGACCTGCTCGCGCCGTTCGGCGACGCGGTCTGGCTGCCCGCCGTGGCGAGCGCCGAATCCGGGTACCGGAACAAGGCGAAGATGGTGATCGGCGGCACGATCGAGGCGCCGACGATCGGCATCCTCGACGAGGCGGGACGCGGCGTCGACCTCCGGGAGTGCGGCATCTGCGCACCCGGAATCCGCGCGGCACTCCCCGTGCTCGCGCGGTTCGTCGCGCGCCAGCGGCTGGAGCCCTACCGCGTGCCGGAGCGCCGCGGCGAGCTCAAGTTCGTGCTGGTGACGGAGTCGCCCGACGGCGAGCTGATGGTGCGGTTCGTCGCGCGGTCGGAACAGACGGTCGCGCGCGTCCGGGCGGGACTCGGCTGGTTGCAGGCGGAGCTGCCGCAGGCGCGGGTCGTGACCGTCAACCTCCAGCCGGAGCACAAGGCCGTGGTCGAGGGCGACACCGACGTGGTGCTCACCCGGGAATCGGCGCTGTCGATGCGGCTGGGCGACGTGTCGCTCCGGCTGCGGCCGCAGAGCTTCTTCCAGACCAATACGGACGTCGCCCGGGAGCTGTATGCGCAGGTCGCCGCCTGGGTGGACGACGTCTCCCCCGCGTCGGTCTGGGACCTGTACTGCGGCGTCGGCGGTTTCGCCCTGCACGTCGCGGCGCCCGGCCGCCGGGTCGTCGGGGTGGAGACCAGCCGGGAGGCGGTGCGCAGTGCCCGCGCGAGCGCGGCGGCCGCGGGGCTGCCGCAGGTCGCGTTCCGGGCGGGCGACGCCACGGCGTTCGCGCTGAACGCGGCGACGGCTCCGGAGCTCGTGATCGTGAACCCGCCGCGGCGCGGCATCGGCGCCGACCTCGCCGGGTGGCTCGAAGGGTCGGGGGCGCCGAGCGTCGTCTACTCCAGCTGCAACCCGAAAAGCCTCGCGCACGACCTGGCCCGGATGCCGTCGTACCGCGTGCGCGCGGGACGCGTGCTCGACATGTTCCCGCAGACCGGCCACATGGAGGTCGCGGTGCTGCTGGAGCGGGTGGCGTAG
- a CDS encoding ABC transporter permease, with protein sequence MTAIGLGVERARYETMMYFRQGDTIFFTFLFPVVMLGIFSVAFQGLGNVGAAPDGSGGITRAAYYLPGMIAAGILLSGVQNLAVDIAGERSDGTLKRLGGTPLPVFSYFLGKMGQVVATSVLQIGLLLVVARLAFDVALPTEPELWLRFAWIYALSIITSAVLGIALSAVPRTGRSATAVVIPIVLILQFISGVYIPFNVLPDWLQNVASVFPLKWIAQGLRSVFLPSDFVAQEPNGSWELGWVAVVLLVWLVGGLIACRITFRWIRRDS encoded by the coding sequence ATGACCGCGATCGGGCTCGGGGTGGAGCGCGCCCGCTACGAGACGATGATGTACTTCCGGCAGGGCGACACCATCTTCTTCACCTTCCTGTTCCCGGTCGTCATGCTCGGGATCTTCTCCGTCGCCTTCCAAGGGCTCGGCAACGTCGGCGCCGCACCGGACGGCAGCGGAGGGATCACCCGCGCCGCCTACTACCTGCCCGGAATGATCGCCGCCGGGATCCTGCTCTCCGGCGTGCAGAACCTCGCCGTCGACATCGCGGGGGAGCGGAGCGACGGGACGCTGAAACGGCTCGGCGGGACCCCGCTGCCGGTGTTCTCGTACTTCCTCGGCAAGATGGGCCAGGTCGTCGCGACGAGCGTCCTCCAGATCGGCCTGCTCCTGGTCGTCGCCCGTCTCGCGTTCGACGTGGCGCTGCCGACCGAGCCGGAGCTGTGGCTCCGCTTCGCCTGGATCTACGCGCTGAGCATCATCACCTCCGCGGTGCTCGGGATCGCGCTGTCCGCCGTCCCGCGCACGGGCCGGAGCGCGACCGCCGTCGTCATCCCGATCGTTCTGATCCTGCAGTTCATCTCCGGGGTCTACATCCCGTTCAACGTCCTGCCGGACTGGCTGCAGAACGTGGCCTCCGTCTTCCCGCTGAAATGGATCGCGCAGGGCCTGCGGAGCGTCTTCCTGCCGTCGGACTTCGTCGCCCAGGAGCCCAACGGCAGCTGGGAGCTCGGCTGGGTGGCCGTCGTCCTGCTGGTGTGGCTGGTCGGCGGACTGATCGCCTGCCGCATCACGTTCCGCTGGATCCGCCGCGACTCCTGA
- a CDS encoding homoserine dehydrogenase — protein sequence MIEYRNLRVALLGAGSVGSQVARLLLEQGDEFASRIGARLELVGIAVRDVDASRDVDLPRELFTTDASSLILGADIVVELMGGIEPARGYVLEALNSGADVITANKALLATHGPELFEAAEQVGAQLYYEAAVAGAIPIIRPLRDSLAGDRINRILGIVNGTTNFVLDRMDIHGETLQDALATATDRGYAEADPTADIGGYDAAQKAAILASLAFHTTVPLERVYREGITSVSKAQVDAAREAGAVIKLLAICERLTDRETGEEGVSARVYPALISRDHPLAAVHGAHNAVFVQSAAAGDLMFYGAGAGGVETASAVLGDVVSAARRHVVGGPGVAESTHADLPVLDIGRVVTRYQITLDVEDQPGVLAAVARILSDGGVSVETVQQSVPSHTGPVVIAGNAEPSAARPIHGGATPTATLVIGTHEAEEAALAATVEALAASDVVIAISSVLRVEGS from the coding sequence ATGATCGAGTACCGCAACCTCCGTGTGGCCCTGCTCGGGGCCGGTTCCGTCGGCTCCCAGGTGGCCCGGCTGCTGCTGGAGCAGGGCGACGAGTTCGCCTCCCGCATCGGCGCCCGGCTCGAGCTCGTCGGCATCGCCGTACGCGACGTGGATGCGTCGCGCGACGTCGACCTGCCGCGCGAGCTGTTCACGACCGACGCGAGCTCCCTCATCCTCGGCGCGGACATCGTCGTGGAGCTGATGGGCGGCATCGAGCCGGCCCGCGGGTACGTGCTCGAGGCGCTCAACTCCGGCGCCGACGTGATCACCGCGAACAAGGCCCTCCTCGCGACGCACGGCCCCGAGCTCTTCGAGGCCGCCGAGCAGGTGGGCGCGCAGCTTTACTACGAGGCGGCCGTGGCCGGCGCGATCCCGATCATCCGCCCGCTGCGGGACAGCCTGGCCGGCGACCGCATCAACCGCATCCTCGGCATCGTCAACGGCACCACCAACTTCGTGCTCGACCGGATGGACATCCACGGCGAGACACTGCAGGACGCCCTCGCCACCGCCACCGACCGCGGCTACGCCGAGGCCGACCCGACCGCCGACATCGGCGGCTACGACGCCGCGCAGAAGGCGGCCATCCTCGCCAGCCTCGCCTTCCACACCACCGTCCCGCTGGAGCGGGTGTACCGCGAGGGCATCACCAGCGTGTCCAAGGCCCAGGTGGATGCGGCGCGCGAGGCCGGCGCGGTCATCAAGCTCCTCGCGATCTGCGAGCGCCTCACCGACCGGGAGACCGGGGAGGAGGGCGTCTCGGCCCGCGTCTACCCGGCGCTGATCAGCCGCGACCACCCGCTCGCCGCCGTGCACGGCGCGCACAACGCCGTGTTCGTGCAGTCGGCGGCCGCGGGCGACCTCATGTTCTACGGCGCGGGCGCGGGTGGGGTCGAGACGGCCTCCGCGGTGCTCGGCGACGTCGTCTCCGCCGCCCGGCGGCACGTCGTCGGCGGCCCGGGCGTCGCCGAGTCGACACACGCCGACCTGCCGGTGCTCGACATCGGCCGCGTCGTCACCCGGTACCAGATCACGCTCGACGTCGAGGACCAGCCGGGCGTGCTCGCCGCCGTCGCGCGCATCCTGAGCGACGGAGGCGTCAGCGTCGAGACCGTGCAGCAGTCGGTCCCGAGCCACACCGGTCCCGTCGTCATCGCGGGTAACGCGGAGCCGTCGGCGGCCCGCCCGATTCACGGCGGCGCGACCCCCACCGCTACCCTGGTGATCGGTACCCACGAAGCCGAGGAGGCCGCGCTCGCGGCCACCGTGGAGGCTCTCGCGGCGAGCGACGTCGTGATCGCCATCTCTTCCGTTCTCCGAGTCGAAGGATCGTAA
- a CDS encoding iron ABC transporter ATP-binding protein — protein MPSTTRRSALLTATTALGLVAALALTGCSPSAKPAASPSGTAAAGGTTSTPVATPVPTPSDPPTPVGLTCDQVLTADQLYAFNPNYGADPGYAPKDGSLEKKIADWQGVACAWLNQTSGDVIEVAVAKPPASELEGLKNAAITNAKPVPTYGVPPTVEGYFEPGTAGQVQVFRGGYWIVAESPAFFEPGDAAPLMEPVLGNVPAF, from the coding sequence ATGCCATCCACCACCCGCCGCTCCGCCCTCCTCACCGCCACGACCGCGCTCGGTCTGGTCGCCGCGCTCGCGCTGACCGGATGCTCCCCGTCGGCGAAGCCCGCCGCGTCACCGAGCGGCACCGCGGCCGCCGGCGGGACGACGTCGACCCCCGTCGCGACACCGGTCCCCACCCCGTCCGACCCGCCGACGCCGGTGGGACTGACCTGCGACCAGGTGCTGACCGCCGACCAGCTGTACGCCTTCAACCCGAACTACGGCGCCGACCCCGGGTACGCGCCGAAGGACGGCTCGCTCGAGAAGAAGATCGCGGACTGGCAGGGCGTGGCGTGCGCCTGGCTCAACCAGACGAGCGGCGACGTCATCGAGGTGGCGGTCGCGAAGCCGCCGGCCAGCGAGCTGGAGGGGCTGAAGAACGCGGCCATCACGAACGCGAAGCCGGTGCCGACCTACGGCGTCCCGCCGACGGTCGAGGGCTACTTCGAGCCCGGCACGGCCGGCCAGGTGCAGGTGTTCCGGGGCGGGTACTGGATCGTCGCCGAGTCGCCCGCCTTCTTCGAGCCGGGCGACGCGGCCCCGCTCATGGAGCCTGTGCTGGGGAACGTTCCGGCATTCTGA
- a CDS encoding ABC transporter ATP-binding protein has product MSSDSAVVVRGLAKSYGAVSAVRGVDFDIAAGETFALLGPNGAGKSTTIEILEGYRHRTAGQVTVLGVDPASGGTAWKARLGIVLQTSAEAPNVTVREQLTHFARFYPARRDVDEVIAAVGLTEKARTRVRNLSGGQRRRLDVALGVIGRPEVLFLDEPTTGFDPEARRQFWELIRSLKREGTTILLTTHYLDEAAQLSDRAAVIGQGRLIAMGAIDELGGPSARIPIVRWRDASGTERSERTENPASLVARLAAEAGGEPVALEVVRPNLEDIYFDLVHEANEAAEVSR; this is encoded by the coding sequence GTGAGCAGCGACAGCGCGGTGGTCGTCCGCGGCCTGGCCAAGTCCTACGGGGCGGTCAGCGCCGTGCGCGGCGTCGACTTCGACATCGCGGCGGGCGAGACGTTCGCCCTGCTCGGGCCGAACGGCGCCGGCAAGAGCACGACCATCGAGATCCTCGAGGGCTACCGCCACCGCACCGCCGGTCAGGTGACGGTCCTCGGCGTCGATCCCGCGTCCGGAGGCACCGCCTGGAAGGCCCGGCTGGGCATCGTCCTCCAGACCAGCGCCGAAGCGCCGAACGTCACCGTCCGCGAACAGCTGACGCACTTCGCCCGCTTCTACCCGGCCCGCCGCGACGTCGACGAGGTGATCGCCGCCGTCGGCCTCACCGAGAAGGCCCGGACGCGCGTGCGCAATCTGTCCGGCGGTCAGCGTCGGCGGCTGGATGTGGCGCTCGGCGTGATCGGGCGCCCCGAGGTGCTGTTCCTGGACGAGCCGACCACCGGGTTCGACCCCGAGGCCCGACGGCAGTTCTGGGAGCTCATCCGCTCCCTGAAGCGCGAGGGCACCACCATCCTGCTCACCACGCACTACCTCGACGAGGCGGCGCAGCTCAGCGATCGGGCCGCCGTCATCGGCCAGGGGCGGCTGATCGCGATGGGCGCGATCGACGAGTTGGGTGGCCCCTCCGCCCGCATCCCGATCGTCCGCTGGCGCGACGCCTCCGGGACCGAACGGAGCGAGCGCACCGAGAACCCCGCGTCCCTGGTCGCCCGCCTCGCCGCCGAGGCCGGGGGCGAGCCGGTCGCGCTGGAGGTGGTGCGCCCGAACCTCGAAGACATCTACTTCGACCTGGTGCACGAGGCGAACGAGGCCGCGGAGGTGTCGCGATGA
- the argS gene encoding arginine--tRNA ligase: MTPADLSAALLDIVTTVVEQRREAGADVPQLTLTVDDVPLERPKNREHGDWASNAAMRLAKKVGANPRELAEQIATAAAGIDGVASAEVAGPGFINFRLEAAAAGQLAQTIVESGEAYGRGDIYDGLRVNLEFVSANPTGPVHMGGARWAAVGDSLARILQAEGADVTREYYFNDHGSQIDRFARSLLAAYLGEPTPEDGYGGAYIGEIAERVVAEAAAQGTDLSTLPREEQQEVFRSIGTQLMFEEIKQRLHSFGVDFDVYFHEDSLHESGAVERAIQRLQEQGHIFEADGAIWLRTTTFGDDRDRVVIRSNGEPAYISGDLGYYLDKRERGFEQNIIMLGADHHGYIGRMMAMVEAFGDVPNVNLQILIGQLVNLVKDGEPVRMSKRAGTIVTLDDLVDAVGVDAARYALVRSSTDSQLDIDLDLLAKRSNENPVFYVQYAHARTRSVAANAEKAGVDHSTFAPERLTHETESALLGGLQEFPRIVAQAAELREPHRVARYIEELAGLYHAWYAVRDGSTRVLPHGDEPVTDLHRTRLWLNDATGQVIRNGLGLLGVSAPDRM; this comes from the coding sequence ATGACTCCTGCTGACCTCTCCGCCGCCCTTCTCGACATCGTCACGACGGTCGTCGAGCAGCGACGCGAGGCCGGGGCGGACGTGCCGCAGCTGACGCTGACCGTCGACGACGTGCCCCTCGAGCGGCCCAAGAACCGCGAGCACGGCGACTGGGCGTCGAATGCGGCCATGCGTCTGGCCAAGAAGGTCGGCGCGAACCCCCGCGAGCTCGCCGAGCAGATCGCGACCGCCGCCGCCGGGATCGACGGAGTCGCCTCCGCCGAGGTCGCCGGCCCCGGCTTCATCAACTTCCGCCTGGAGGCCGCCGCCGCCGGGCAGCTGGCGCAGACCATCGTGGAGTCGGGCGAGGCGTACGGCCGCGGCGACATCTACGACGGCCTCCGCGTGAACCTGGAGTTCGTCTCCGCCAACCCGACCGGTCCCGTCCACATGGGCGGCGCGCGCTGGGCAGCCGTCGGCGACAGCCTGGCCCGCATCCTGCAGGCCGAGGGCGCGGATGTGACGCGCGAGTACTATTTCAACGACCACGGCTCGCAGATCGACCGCTTCGCGCGCAGCCTCCTCGCCGCCTACCTGGGCGAGCCGACGCCAGAGGACGGCTACGGCGGCGCCTACATCGGCGAGATCGCCGAGCGCGTCGTCGCCGAGGCCGCGGCGCAGGGCACCGACCTCAGCACGCTCCCGCGCGAGGAGCAGCAGGAGGTGTTCCGCTCGATCGGCACGCAGCTGATGTTCGAGGAGATCAAGCAGCGCCTCCACTCGTTCGGCGTCGACTTCGACGTGTACTTCCACGAGGACTCGCTGCACGAGTCGGGCGCCGTCGAGCGCGCCATCCAGCGCCTTCAGGAGCAGGGCCACATCTTCGAGGCCGACGGCGCGATCTGGCTCCGCACCACGACCTTCGGCGACGACCGCGACCGCGTCGTGATCCGCTCCAACGGCGAGCCGGCCTACATCTCGGGCGACCTCGGCTACTACCTCGACAAGCGCGAGCGCGGCTTCGAGCAGAACATCATCATGCTGGGCGCCGACCACCACGGCTACATCGGCCGCATGATGGCGATGGTCGAGGCGTTCGGCGACGTCCCGAACGTGAACCTGCAGATCCTCATCGGTCAGCTCGTCAACCTGGTGAAGGACGGCGAGCCCGTCCGCATGTCGAAGCGCGCCGGCACCATCGTCACGCTCGACGACCTGGTGGATGCGGTGGGCGTCGACGCCGCCCGCTACGCCCTGGTCCGCTCGTCCACCGACTCGCAGCTCGACATCGACCTCGACCTGCTGGCGAAGCGCAGCAACGAGAACCCGGTCTTCTACGTGCAGTACGCCCACGCGCGCACGCGCTCGGTGGCCGCGAACGCCGAGAAGGCGGGCGTCGACCACAGCACCTTCGCGCCGGAGCGGCTCACCCACGAGACGGAGTCCGCCCTGCTCGGCGGCCTGCAGGAGTTCCCGCGCATCGTCGCCCAGGCGGCGGAACTGCGCGAGCCGCACCGGGTCGCCCGCTACATCGAGGAGCTCGCCGGGCTGTACCACGCCTGGTACGCCGTCCGCGACGGCTCCACCCGCGTGCTCCCGCACGGCGACGAGCCCGTGACCGACCTGCACCGCACGCGTCTGTGGCTGAACGACGCGACCGGTCAGGTCATCCGCAACGGCCTGGGCCTCCTGGGCGTCTCCGCACCGGACCGCATGTGA
- the msrA gene encoding peptide-methionine (S)-S-oxide reductase MsrA has product MTQKAILAGGCFWGMQDLIRKLPGVVSTRVGYTGGDVPNATYRNHGTHAEAIEIEYDPERTSYRDLLEFFFQIHDPSTKNRQGNDIGTSYRSAIFYADDEQRRVAEDTIADVDASGLWPGKVVTEVSAAGPFWEAEPEHQDYLERIPWGYTCHFVRPGWKLPKRETAAS; this is encoded by the coding sequence ATGACGCAGAAGGCCATCCTCGCAGGAGGCTGTTTCTGGGGTATGCAGGACCTCATCCGCAAGCTCCCCGGCGTGGTGAGCACGCGCGTGGGCTACACCGGCGGAGACGTCCCCAACGCCACCTACCGCAACCACGGCACCCACGCCGAGGCCATCGAGATCGAGTACGACCCGGAGCGCACCAGCTACCGCGACCTGCTCGAGTTCTTCTTCCAGATCCACGACCCGTCGACCAAGAACCGGCAGGGCAACGACATCGGCACCAGCTACCGCTCCGCGATCTTCTACGCGGACGACGAGCAGCGCCGCGTCGCCGAGGACACCATCGCCGACGTCGACGCCTCGGGTCTCTGGCCCGGCAAGGTGGTCACCGAGGTGTCCGCGGCCGGCCCGTTCTGGGAGGCCGAGCCGGAGCACCAGGACTACCTCGAGCGCATCCCGTGGGGCTACACCTGCCACTTCGTGCGCCCGGGCTGGAAGCTCCCGAAGCGCGAGACCGCCGCGAGCTGA